The following proteins are encoded in a genomic region of Rattus rattus isolate New Zealand chromosome 2, Rrattus_CSIRO_v1, whole genome shotgun sequence:
- the LOC116893711 gene encoding olfactory receptor 5B3-like produces MENRTWFILAGLTDNQCLQLPLLITFFLIYTITFVGNLGLILLILLDSRLHSPMYIFLSNLSLVDFCYSSTVTPKVIAGILTGDKIMSYNACASQMFFFANFANVENYLLVSMAYDRYAAVCKPLHYTTTMTTRVCVSLVIGCYICGFLNASIYTMDALSLSFCESNVVHHFFCDVLAVMIISCSDRYVNELILVYVASINIFFALILILISYIFIFTNILKMHSAAGYCKALSTCASHLTAVSIFYGTIIFMYLQPSSRHSMDTDKIASVFYTMVIPMLNPLVYSLRNKDVKNAFTKIVLRSR; encoded by the coding sequence ATGGAGAACAGAACATGGTTCATCCTGGCAGGACTCACTGATAACCAATGCCTGCAGCTTCCCCTCCTCATCACCTTCTTCCTCATCTATACCATCACCTTTGTAGgaaacctgggtttgatcctgtTGATTCTTTTGGATTCTAGGCTCCACAGCCCCATGTACATTTTTCTAAGTAACCTATCCTTAGTTGACTTCTGTTACTCTTCAACAGTAACTCCAAAGGTCATAGCTGGAATCCTTACAGGAGACAAGATCATGTCCTACAATGCTTGTGCATCTCAGATGTTCTTTTTTGCAAACTTTGCCAACGTGGAAAACTACCTTTTAGTCTCAATGGCCTATGATCGTTATGCAGCAGTGTGTAAGCCCCTACATTATACCACCACCATGACAACACGTGTTTGTGTTTCTCTAGTCATTGGCTGTTATATCTGTGGATTTCTGAATGCTTCCATCTATACTATGGATGCATTAAGTCTTTCCTTCTGTGAATCCAATGTGGTCCatcatttcttctgtgatgttctggCAGTCATGATTATATCTTGCTCTGATAGATATGTTAATGAACTGATTCTTGTTTATGTAGCCAGCATCAATATATTTTTTGCTCTTATACTCATCTTAAtatcctacatcttcatctttaCCAACATACTAAAGATGCATTCAGCTGCAGGATATTGCAAAGCTCTCTCCACTTGTGCATCACACTTAACAGCTGTCTCCATTTTCTATGGAACAATCATATTTATGTACTTGCAGCCCAGCTCCAGGCACTCCATGGACACTGACAAAATCGCATCTGTGTTCTACACCATGGTCATCCCGATGTTGAACCCTCTGGTTTACAGCCTGAGAAATAAGGATGTGAAGAATGCCTTCACAAAGATTGTCTTAAGGTCAAGATGA